Proteins from one Vibrio coralliirubri genomic window:
- a CDS encoding glycosyltransferase, giving the protein MKKVLAIGYVWPEPNSSAAGSHMMSLLRLFKRQGWSVEFATPAQETEHMIDLSEEGITSQSIQLNCDSFDQYIEELQPDVVMFDRFMMEEQFGWRVEKVCPNAFKLLDTEDLQFLRNARHEAVKKETELTKAHLYSDLAKREIAAILRCDLSLIISSYEMELLQSEFNIDPKLLHHLPFMVDLNTLPKSTKSFEERQHFMTIGNFRHAPNWDAVLQLQKIWPKIRKQLPDTELHIYGSYPPPKATALHNPKTGFHIKGWAKDAQEVMEQARVCVAPLRFGAGIKGKFLDAMKLQTPNVTSEIGSEGMLPQGELQWPGAVADDIDAFVEQAVALYKDEEKWLKAQSQCHSILEAHYEQNQLGDKLIERLIALDSELESHRLDNFFGSMLKHHSMASTKYMSQWIAEKNKIK; this is encoded by the coding sequence TTGAAGAAAGTTTTAGCAATTGGCTACGTTTGGCCAGAACCGAATTCATCGGCGGCTGGCAGCCACATGATGTCTCTTTTACGTCTATTTAAAAGACAAGGTTGGTCAGTCGAATTTGCAACACCCGCTCAAGAAACCGAGCACATGATTGATCTCTCTGAAGAGGGCATCACAAGTCAATCTATCCAGTTGAATTGCGATAGCTTTGATCAGTACATCGAAGAGCTGCAGCCTGATGTCGTGATGTTTGACCGTTTTATGATGGAAGAACAGTTTGGTTGGCGTGTTGAGAAGGTATGTCCGAACGCGTTTAAGCTGTTGGATACTGAAGACTTGCAGTTCCTGCGTAATGCGCGTCATGAAGCCGTTAAGAAAGAAACTGAACTGACCAAAGCACACTTATACAGTGATTTAGCTAAACGTGAAATTGCCGCGATTTTGCGCTGTGATCTTTCGTTGATCATTTCAAGTTACGAGATGGAACTGCTTCAATCAGAGTTCAATATCGATCCCAAACTGCTTCATCATCTGCCGTTCATGGTTGATCTTAATACGCTTCCTAAAAGCACGAAAAGCTTTGAAGAACGTCAGCATTTCATGACGATAGGTAACTTTAGACATGCCCCGAATTGGGATGCTGTGCTTCAGTTACAGAAGATTTGGCCGAAGATTCGCAAGCAGCTGCCTGACACTGAACTTCATATTTATGGATCGTATCCGCCACCAAAAGCGACCGCATTACACAATCCTAAAACTGGTTTCCATATCAAAGGTTGGGCGAAAGATGCTCAAGAAGTGATGGAGCAGGCACGTGTGTGTGTCGCGCCACTGCGTTTTGGTGCGGGCATTAAAGGTAAGTTTCTTGATGCAATGAAGCTTCAAACTCCAAACGTGACCAGTGAAATTGGTAGTGAAGGCATGTTACCGCAAGGAGAATTGCAATGGCCGGGCGCGGTAGCAGACGATATCGACGCATTTGTTGAACAAGCTGTTGCTCTTTATAAAGATGAAGAGAAGTGGCTTAAGGCTCAAAGTCAGTGTCATTCAATTCTTGAAGCGCACTATGAACAGAATCAACTGGGCGATAAATTGATCGAGCGTTTGATTGCGCTAGATTCTGAGCTTGAGTCTCATCGACTGGATAACTTCTTTGGCTCTATGCTGAAGCACCACAGCATGGCGAGCACTAAGTACATGTCGCAGTGGATTGCTGAGAAGAACAAGATCAAATAG
- a CDS encoding GNAT family N-acetyltransferase gives MTEADLDGAALVHQSAFVRQKNSRDWLQCNLNASPRFLNFVAESEGEVVGYIIWVQKSGFRPEAVLELEQLAVLPSAQGKGLGKKLILDSLPQVKQKLAEQGSTLKHVLVTTRADNFAQKLYQSTLGAEVETTISNLYSADEVLMIARNVGERI, from the coding sequence ATGACAGAAGCCGACCTCGATGGGGCGGCTTTGGTTCATCAATCTGCCTTTGTTCGACAGAAAAACTCACGCGATTGGTTACAATGTAACTTAAACGCTTCACCACGTTTTCTTAACTTTGTTGCTGAAAGCGAAGGTGAAGTTGTTGGCTACATTATTTGGGTTCAGAAGAGCGGGTTTAGACCTGAAGCTGTTTTAGAACTAGAGCAACTTGCCGTGTTACCAAGTGCGCAAGGTAAAGGATTGGGTAAAAAGCTGATTCTTGACTCCTTGCCGCAAGTGAAACAGAAGCTAGCAGAGCAAGGCTCGACACTAAAACATGTGCTAGTGACGACCAGAGCGGATAACTTTGCACAAAAGCTCTATCAGTCGACATTAGGCGCTGAAGTCGAAACTACGATTTCAAACCTGTACTCTGCTGATGAAGTGCTTATGATAGCTCGCAATGTAGGTGAGCGAATCTGA
- a CDS encoding ketoacyl-ACP synthase III, translating to MTKFYAEITGWGKCLPPAVLSNDDLSTFIDTSDEWIRTRTGIENRRISHVNTSELATVAAKHAMACAGLTAEDIDLVIIATCSPDSLIPNTASKVQQNLGIKSAAAFDLNAACTGFIYGVETATRLIQAGNYRNAIVVGAERLSFFIDWTKRDTAVLFGDGAGAVVLSRTEEQVGLQEAQIGCDAEGRDILAVPKFGTSMDRFAADNGYWDFDFVGKEIFKRAVKGMGAAAHTVLSRTGISTENIDVVIPHQANIRIIQTLCDMAGIEREKAFVNIQNYGNTSAATVPIALCESLEQGFVKPNDNILVAAFGAGLTWGAGHIKWGSRVEPLGQSDAKLPEADKPALELLERAILHCKTRPNSESE from the coding sequence ATGACAAAATTTTACGCCGAAATTACTGGCTGGGGAAAGTGTCTGCCACCAGCCGTGCTGTCCAATGATGATCTAAGCACTTTCATTGATACGTCTGACGAGTGGATTCGAACTCGAACTGGTATCGAAAACCGTCGTATCAGTCATGTAAATACCTCTGAACTTGCGACTGTTGCAGCGAAACATGCCATGGCGTGTGCTGGTCTAACGGCTGAAGACATCGACCTCGTTATCATCGCGACGTGCAGCCCTGATTCTCTTATCCCAAATACCGCGTCTAAGGTTCAACAGAACTTAGGCATTAAAAGTGCAGCGGCTTTCGACCTTAACGCCGCGTGTACTGGCTTCATCTACGGTGTTGAAACAGCAACTCGACTGATTCAAGCGGGCAACTACCGCAATGCAATCGTTGTGGGTGCAGAACGTCTTTCATTCTTCATCGACTGGACCAAGCGTGATACGGCGGTTCTTTTCGGTGACGGCGCTGGCGCTGTGGTTCTATCACGTACTGAAGAGCAAGTGGGTTTACAAGAAGCTCAAATCGGTTGTGACGCAGAGGGCCGTGACATTCTAGCTGTACCAAAATTCGGTACTTCTATGGATCGCTTCGCTGCTGATAACGGTTACTGGGACTTTGATTTCGTTGGTAAAGAGATCTTCAAGCGTGCTGTGAAAGGCATGGGCGCAGCGGCACATACCGTATTGAGTCGCACTGGCATCTCAACTGAAAACATAGATGTTGTGATTCCGCATCAAGCGAACATCCGAATCATTCAAACTTTGTGTGATATGGCGGGCATTGAGCGCGAGAAAGCATTTGTTAACATCCAAAACTATGGCAACACATCGGCTGCAACCGTACCAATTGCACTGTGTGAATCGCTAGAGCAAGGCTTCGTTAAGCCTAACGACAACATTCTTGTTGCAGCATTTGGTGCTGGTTTGACTTGGGGAGCTGGCCACATTAAGTGGGGCAGCCGCGTTGAACCACTAGGTCAATCGGATGCTAAGCTTCCAGAAGCTGATAAACCGGCTTTAGAGCTTCTAGAAAGAGCCATTTTACACTGTAAAACGCGTCCTAATTCTGAGAGCGAGTAG
- the trxC gene encoding thioredoxin TrxC: MSTFNTRCPSCNGVNRVPSERISESPTCGKCKTALLDGAPIEGTSLNFQSILNSSQPVVVDFWATWCNPCVGFAPVFSDVAKERSGDVRFVKIDTEAQQQLAAMYQIRSIPTVMVFKDGKRVDTINGALPKGQFDQWLNQALTK, encoded by the coding sequence ATGTCTACATTCAACACACGATGCCCTTCTTGTAATGGCGTAAACCGAGTTCCTTCAGAAAGAATTTCAGAAAGCCCAACTTGTGGTAAGTGCAAAACAGCACTGCTCGATGGCGCTCCTATCGAGGGAACGTCACTTAATTTCCAATCTATCTTGAACAGTTCACAACCTGTAGTTGTCGATTTCTGGGCAACATGGTGTAACCCATGTGTGGGCTTCGCGCCTGTGTTCAGCGACGTTGCAAAAGAGCGTTCTGGAGATGTTCGATTCGTTAAGATTGATACTGAAGCTCAACAGCAGCTCGCGGCAATGTATCAAATCAGAAGCATTCCGACCGTTATGGTGTTTAAAGACGGTAAACGTGTCGATACGATTAACGGTGCACTGCCAAAAGGTCAATTTGATCAGTGGCTTAATCAAGCACTAACTAAGTAA
- a CDS encoding GMC family oxidoreductase produces MDSYDFIVVGGGSAGCVMASRLSEDPNVTVCLLEAGGKDTSPLIHTPVGVVAMMPTKLNNWAFETVEQPGLNGRKGYQPRGKTLGGSSSINAMMYARGHRYDYDTWESLGNTGWSYDSCLPYFKKAENNEVHQDEFHGQGGPLNVANLRSPSPMLERYLTACESIGVPRNEDINGAAQFGAMPTQVTQLNGERCSAAKAYLTPNLSRPNLTVVTKATTHKVLFEDKKAVGVEYGSNGKCYQLRSNKEVILSAGAFGSPQLLLLSGVGAQTELETHGIKQVHELPGVGKNLQDHIDLVHSYKCSEKRETFGISPQMASEMTKALPLWHKERRGKMSSNFAEGIGFLCSEDHIAVPDLEFVFVVAVVDDHARKIHTSHGFTSHVTLLRPKSHGTVTLNSNDPYDPPKIDPAFFSHPEDMEIMIKGWKKQYQMLESSAFDDIRGNAFYPVDASDDKAIEQDIRNRADTQYHPVGTCKMGPNSDSLAVVDKDLKVYGLDNLRVIDASVMPTLIGANTNAPTIMIAEKVADQIKQEYELGKQEAGIQAKGEAVV; encoded by the coding sequence ATGGATAGTTATGATTTTATTGTTGTTGGCGGTGGTTCTGCGGGTTGTGTCATGGCTTCGCGGCTGTCGGAAGATCCTAATGTGACGGTTTGCTTGTTAGAAGCGGGCGGTAAAGACACGAGCCCATTAATTCACACACCCGTTGGCGTGGTTGCGATGATGCCAACCAAACTCAACAATTGGGCATTCGAAACCGTTGAACAGCCAGGTTTGAACGGTCGTAAAGGCTATCAGCCGAGAGGTAAGACACTTGGCGGGTCTAGCTCTATCAATGCCATGATGTACGCTCGTGGGCACCGCTACGACTACGATACATGGGAAAGCTTGGGTAACACAGGTTGGAGCTATGATTCGTGTCTGCCTTACTTTAAGAAAGCCGAAAACAACGAAGTTCATCAAGATGAGTTTCATGGCCAAGGTGGTCCTCTTAATGTGGCAAACCTCAGGTCGCCAAGCCCTATGTTGGAACGCTACTTAACAGCCTGTGAATCGATAGGCGTGCCTCGCAATGAAGATATTAACGGTGCGGCGCAGTTTGGGGCGATGCCGACGCAGGTAACTCAGCTGAATGGTGAACGGTGCAGTGCTGCCAAGGCTTACTTAACGCCAAACCTTTCGCGTCCAAATCTTACGGTCGTTACTAAAGCCACCACCCATAAGGTATTGTTTGAAGACAAGAAGGCGGTTGGCGTTGAATATGGCTCTAACGGAAAGTGTTATCAGCTCCGCTCTAACAAGGAAGTGATTCTATCCGCTGGCGCGTTTGGTTCTCCCCAATTGCTATTACTGTCTGGTGTCGGTGCTCAAACTGAACTAGAGACGCATGGCATCAAACAAGTTCATGAATTACCTGGAGTGGGCAAGAACCTTCAAGACCATATCGACTTAGTGCACTCGTACAAATGCAGTGAAAAGCGTGAAACCTTCGGCATCTCGCCGCAAATGGCCTCTGAAATGACCAAAGCCTTACCGCTATGGCACAAAGAACGCCGTGGTAAGATGAGCAGCAATTTTGCAGAGGGGATAGGCTTTCTCTGCTCCGAAGATCATATCGCTGTACCGGATTTAGAGTTTGTATTTGTCGTGGCTGTTGTCGATGACCATGCCAGAAAAATCCATACCAGTCATGGCTTTACTTCTCATGTCACCTTATTGCGACCGAAGAGCCATGGCACCGTAACGCTGAATAGCAATGATCCCTATGATCCGCCTAAGATCGATCCTGCGTTTTTCAGTCATCCTGAAGATATGGAGATCATGATTAAAGGCTGGAAGAAGCAGTATCAAATGTTGGAGAGTTCCGCGTTTGATGATATCCGTGGCAACGCTTTCTACCCTGTGGACGCCAGTGATGACAAGGCTATCGAGCAAGATATCCGTAACCGTGCAGACACCCAGTATCACCCGGTGGGTACCTGTAAAATGGGACCTAATAGTGATTCTTTAGCTGTGGTGGATAAAGATCTCAAAGTTTATGGTTTGGATAATTTGAGAGTCATTGATGCTTCTGTGATGCCGACACTGATTGGGGCAAATACCAATGCACCAACCATTATGATTGCCGAGAAAGTCGCAGACCAGATCAAACAGGAATACGAGTTAGGTAAGCAAGAAGCTGGCATTCAAGCGAAAGGCGAAGCTGTGGTTTAA
- a CDS encoding long-chain-fatty-acid--CoA ligase → MHNLAVNLERSASLFPTKAALRMGSDEISFSQLEQLSGNVAANLKRLGLQKGDKVALSCPNVTYFPIAYYGILKAGCVVVPLNVLFKAREIAYHLNDSDAKAYLCFEGSEELPIGRYGLQGFEQANHCEHFVEMPIPTSADTTLESNEQYESIADWLAQPFTPFESLACHGDDTAVILYTSGTTGQPKGAELSHTNMQTNAMSSQYLMRLEYSDTTMATLPLFHSFGQTVMMNASVLTGSTMVLIPRFEPSLVIEQIISHKVSVFAGVPTMYIALLKAGEESADTSEKTRKRSEQVKHSLRLGVSGGASMPLEVIRQFESRFELPVLEGYGLSETAPVATFNHIDGDRLSGSVGQPLCGHLIKITDIQGNSVAMGELGEVCIKSPSVMKGYYQRPEATAESIRDGWFLTGDIGRVDEHGNLFIVDRVKDMIIRGGYNVYPREVEEVLMCHPDVEMVAVVGEHHEHLGEEIHAHVVLHEHTQCDSAALIAWCREQLADYKYPRKVFIRKALPMTATGKILKRELHPLEIAEMANG, encoded by the coding sequence ATGCACAATCTTGCTGTTAATTTGGAGCGTAGCGCTTCGCTTTTTCCAACTAAAGCCGCTCTGCGTATGGGATCAGATGAAATCAGTTTTTCTCAGTTAGAACAACTTTCTGGAAATGTGGCTGCTAACTTGAAGAGACTTGGGTTGCAGAAGGGAGATAAGGTCGCATTGTCATGCCCGAACGTGACTTACTTTCCGATAGCCTATTACGGGATTCTAAAAGCGGGCTGTGTAGTCGTGCCTTTGAACGTGCTATTTAAGGCCAGAGAGATCGCTTATCACCTTAATGACTCTGACGCGAAAGCCTATTTATGTTTTGAAGGCAGTGAAGAGCTTCCAATTGGTCGCTATGGTTTACAAGGTTTTGAGCAGGCAAACCACTGTGAACACTTTGTCGAGATGCCTATTCCAACAAGTGCAGACACTACTTTAGAAAGTAATGAGCAGTATGAATCAATAGCTGATTGGTTGGCACAACCTTTTACTCCGTTTGAATCTCTGGCTTGCCATGGTGATGATACCGCTGTGATCCTTTATACCTCTGGCACGACGGGTCAACCCAAAGGAGCTGAGCTTTCCCACACCAACATGCAGACCAATGCGATGTCGTCACAGTATCTAATGAGATTGGAATACAGCGACACGACAATGGCCACACTTCCTTTGTTCCACAGTTTCGGCCAGACAGTGATGATGAACGCGAGTGTGTTGACGGGTTCAACCATGGTGTTGATTCCTCGTTTTGAACCATCACTGGTTATTGAACAGATCATTAGCCACAAAGTCAGTGTCTTTGCTGGCGTCCCTACTATGTATATTGCGCTATTAAAGGCGGGAGAAGAGTCTGCTGACACTTCAGAAAAAACAAGAAAACGCTCTGAACAGGTTAAACATAGCTTGAGGTTAGGTGTTTCTGGTGGTGCGTCTATGCCGCTTGAGGTCATACGACAGTTTGAGTCTCGTTTTGAATTACCAGTATTAGAAGGTTATGGGCTCTCGGAAACGGCGCCAGTTGCGACATTTAATCATATTGATGGCGATCGTTTATCGGGTAGTGTCGGTCAGCCTTTATGTGGCCACCTCATCAAGATTACTGATATACAAGGCAACTCTGTCGCTATGGGTGAACTGGGCGAAGTCTGCATTAAAAGCCCAAGTGTGATGAAAGGCTATTATCAAAGGCCAGAGGCGACAGCTGAGTCCATTCGTGATGGTTGGTTCTTAACGGGAGATATTGGGCGCGTTGATGAGCACGGCAATTTGTTCATTGTTGACCGTGTGAAAGACATGATTATTCGTGGCGGGTACAACGTTTATCCACGTGAGGTTGAAGAAGTATTGATGTGTCACCCCGATGTCGAAATGGTCGCGGTGGTAGGCGAGCATCATGAACATTTAGGCGAGGAGATCCACGCGCATGTGGTGCTTCACGAACATACGCAATGTGATAGTGCCGCCTTGATAGCATGGTGTCGTGAGCAACTCGCCGACTACAAATACCCGCGTAAGGTATTCATTCGTAAAGCCTTACCCATGACAGCAACCGGAAAAATCTTGAAGCGTGAGTTACACCCACTAGAAATAGCGGAGATGGCAAATGGATAG
- a CDS encoding AraC family transcriptional regulator, whose product MEYTAVYEPDMQAFGILDLQLLHRYLSPVTSIEALLEGSNIDALQLNTPDTHITLAQKLAVFSNALANSNEDGLGLKVGQQARFSDFGVLGYAVFSSETLLDAFLIGFKYLQLAGPVLRKTMSVEDNIGYFRAEQLIELDSLLPFCCEYWFAAIHSLCEEVLQQPFPSQVIRFPYPKPEYGDLYTEIFRCPVEFNSDRLEWEFDATTLYSSLPTANTITLQMCLKSCDDMLAKVSAPTSLKEKVSQMLIERPGCYPSIESISSELGMSSRTLRRHLKAADTSYQKILDHVRFHLSRHYLSSTRMSIEEISERVGFSDSANFRHAFRKWSGSSPRQYRKEALLS is encoded by the coding sequence ATGGAATACACCGCAGTTTACGAACCCGATATGCAAGCATTCGGCATTCTGGATCTTCAGTTGCTACATCGTTACCTGTCGCCTGTTACCAGTATCGAAGCGTTGCTCGAAGGCAGTAACATCGATGCTCTCCAACTCAACACACCCGATACACACATCACTTTGGCGCAAAAGCTTGCTGTATTCAGTAACGCATTAGCGAATTCCAACGAAGACGGTTTGGGGCTTAAAGTCGGCCAACAAGCGAGGTTCAGTGACTTCGGCGTGCTCGGTTATGCGGTGTTTAGCAGCGAAACACTACTCGATGCCTTTTTAATCGGGTTTAAGTATCTGCAACTTGCTGGCCCTGTCCTCAGGAAAACCATGTCTGTAGAAGACAACATTGGTTACTTTCGCGCAGAGCAACTTATCGAACTCGATTCTTTGCTACCCTTTTGCTGTGAATATTGGTTTGCGGCGATACACAGTTTGTGCGAAGAGGTCTTACAGCAACCCTTTCCTTCTCAAGTGATCCGCTTCCCTTACCCAAAACCTGAATACGGCGATCTATACACAGAGATTTTCCGCTGCCCGGTTGAATTCAATAGTGACCGCCTTGAATGGGAGTTCGACGCAACCACCTTGTATTCGTCTCTTCCTACCGCCAATACCATCACTTTACAGATGTGTTTAAAATCGTGTGATGACATGTTGGCAAAAGTCAGTGCACCCACCAGCCTCAAAGAGAAAGTCTCTCAGATGCTGATTGAAAGGCCAGGATGTTACCCATCGATAGAATCCATTTCTTCAGAACTGGGCATGTCTTCTCGAACTCTGCGTCGTCACCTAAAAGCCGCGGATACGAGCTATCAGAAGATACTTGACCATGTTCGCTTTCACCTTTCCCGGCACTACCTTTCTTCAACTCGAATGAGTATTGAAGAGATATCTGAACGCGTTGGTTTTTCTGATAGCGCTAACTTTCGTCATGCCTTTCGTAAATGGAGTGGAAGCTCACCACGTCAATACCGAAAAGAAGCGCTCTTATCGTAA
- a CDS encoding MFS transporter, whose product MDNIQPTTRITVPVIALSFYAIASGYLMSSLPLMLSEYGLDKDLSSWLASAFYAGLLAGTLLIERAIARVGHKDAFVIALSVFIATILVLPLIPHQAVWLLARFVAGVAVAGIFVIVESWLMSGDESQRAKRLAIYMCSLYGGSAVGQLGIGYLGITGGVPFIAMFTLLFGAIIVLMYGQATPPQIHDAQSLSLKQISKLSHSALIGCIVSGLTLGAIYGLMPVELAQRNIAHEDIGGLMALVIMGGMAVQPMVTWLSHHVGQVLLMALFCLLGVASIGVLTINHDFYVLGMSLFVLGMATFALYPIAINLGCRNLDPSYLVSVTQIMLLCYSIGSVAGPIVADSFMDSQAGLFTYLFASLLATTIYMLIASLKRSHLQIAGE is encoded by the coding sequence TTGGACAACATCCAACCAACAACTCGCATAACGGTTCCTGTTATTGCATTGTCTTTTTACGCGATCGCTTCAGGCTACTTAATGAGTTCATTACCATTAATGCTGTCTGAGTATGGCTTAGACAAAGATCTATCGAGTTGGTTGGCGAGTGCATTCTATGCAGGTCTACTGGCTGGTACATTATTGATTGAACGTGCCATTGCGCGTGTTGGTCACAAAGACGCGTTTGTCATCGCATTGAGTGTGTTCATCGCAACGATCCTTGTATTGCCATTGATCCCACATCAAGCAGTTTGGCTATTAGCTCGCTTTGTGGCTGGTGTGGCGGTTGCAGGTATCTTCGTGATTGTAGAGTCTTGGCTAATGAGCGGTGACGAGTCACAACGCGCAAAACGTCTCGCTATCTACATGTGTTCACTGTACGGCGGTTCTGCAGTTGGTCAGCTTGGTATCGGTTACTTAGGTATTACTGGTGGCGTACCTTTCATCGCAATGTTCACCCTTCTGTTTGGTGCGATCATTGTTTTGATGTACGGACAAGCAACTCCACCACAGATCCACGATGCGCAATCTTTGTCTTTAAAGCAGATCAGCAAATTGAGCCACAGCGCGCTAATTGGCTGCATTGTGTCTGGATTAACGCTAGGTGCTATTTACGGCTTGATGCCAGTTGAACTTGCTCAACGTAACATTGCACACGAAGACATTGGCGGTTTGATGGCTCTAGTTATCATGGGTGGCATGGCTGTACAGCCGATGGTGACTTGGTTATCTCACCACGTAGGACAAGTGTTATTAATGGCTCTGTTCTGCCTGCTAGGGGTTGCAAGCATTGGTGTGCTGACTATCAATCACGATTTCTACGTACTAGGCATGAGCTTGTTCGTATTAGGCATGGCGACATTTGCGCTATACCCAATCGCGATTAACTTAGGTTGCCGTAACCTTGACCCAAGCTACTTGGTGTCAGTGACTCAAATCATGCTACTTTGCTACAGCATCGGTTCTGTTGCGGGACCAATCGTTGCAGACAGCTTTATGGATTCACAAGCGGGATTGTTTACATACCTGTTCGCGTCTCTGCTTGCTACAACGATCTACATGTTGATTGCTAGCCTAAAGCGCTCTCACCTACAGATTGCAGGCGAGTAA
- a CDS encoding winged helix-turn-helix domain-containing protein, translated as MDSYPVIETNHSENNVILELNGKIVELNTKLIRNVENGYVLATMPLAYRKIILFMNRHRGELFSVGQLKKIGWESEKVTNSSVIVAISEIRSLFGDGLIITITGEGYVFQP; from the coding sequence ATGGACTCTTATCCTGTAATAGAAACGAACCACTCTGAAAACAACGTAATACTTGAATTAAACGGAAAAATTGTTGAACTCAACACCAAACTTATTCGCAATGTAGAGAATGGCTACGTACTGGCTACCATGCCATTGGCGTACCGAAAGATCATTTTATTTATGAATCGACATCGAGGTGAATTGTTCAGTGTTGGTCAATTAAAGAAGATTGGCTGGGAAAGTGAAAAAGTAACTAACTCTTCGGTGATTGTTGCGATATCTGAAATAAGATCATTATTCGGAGATGGACTAATCATTACCATTACTGGTGAAGGTTACGTATTTCAACCTTAA
- a CDS encoding helix-turn-helix transcriptional regulator codes for MFKKQQNLCESVIDSMRPKSNWHDDVFLAEQCKERFLTVEDIPEMKSFGVYMGGMAKLYDGYWVERESVNVHTLIFTMEGGGILTTATSVQAITPYTLVVLPAETPFRFELDPQYNYWKMAWMLTPDTKQWQHIASLGQGIVPFGECEQIWSLMNLVYLEIGGRASYRKLLLSEIIRTLTGFEPKSTSTTARVQALYNEIESSLHQPWTVAGMAERVFISEEQLNRVTKTLFNLSPRSKLIQLRMDKATSLLKYQDWSVSMIANRLGYKDPYNFSHRFKKHFGLSPSQYRKSHRLPG; via the coding sequence ATGTTTAAAAAACAACAAAACCTGTGCGAATCCGTCATTGATTCAATGCGACCAAAATCAAATTGGCATGATGATGTTTTTCTCGCCGAACAGTGCAAAGAACGTTTTTTGACCGTTGAAGATATTCCAGAGATGAAAAGCTTCGGTGTCTATATGGGCGGCATGGCGAAGCTATATGATGGTTATTGGGTTGAGCGCGAATCCGTTAATGTTCATACGTTGATTTTCACTATGGAAGGTGGCGGCATTCTAACAACCGCAACATCGGTTCAAGCGATTACGCCGTATACACTCGTGGTGCTTCCTGCTGAAACCCCATTTCGTTTTGAACTCGATCCTCAATATAATTACTGGAAAATGGCGTGGATGTTGACGCCTGACACTAAGCAATGGCAGCACATAGCTAGTTTAGGACAGGGGATTGTGCCTTTTGGAGAGTGTGAGCAGATCTGGTCATTAATGAACTTGGTTTACTTGGAGATAGGCGGTAGAGCCAGTTACCGTAAGTTACTCTTGAGTGAAATTATCCGAACATTGACGGGGTTTGAGCCTAAGTCGACCAGTACCACTGCACGTGTTCAAGCGCTCTATAATGAGATTGAAAGTAGTCTGCACCAGCCATGGACAGTGGCAGGGATGGCCGAAAGAGTGTTCATCAGTGAAGAGCAACTCAATAGAGTCACTAAGACGCTATTCAACCTCTCACCACGCAGTAAATTGATTCAATTACGCATGGATAAAGCCACCAGTCTGCTGAAATATCAAGATTGGTCAGTCTCTATGATTGCTAATCGCTTAGGCTACAAAGATCCTTATAACTTTTCGCATCGTTTCAAAAAGCATTTCGGTTTGTCACCCAGTCAATATCGAAAGAGTCATCGACTTCCTGGTTAG
- a CDS encoding nitrous oxide-stimulated promoter family protein, whose product MFQHNNILQGELATEYKTVIAMVHIYCKDHHGAVRQNGALCEECDQLLRYAETRLDRCPYGEAKPTCNKCPIHCYKPDPKEQMRLVMRYAGPRMLLKHPILAIRHLIHEKRKVPEKPLPNVSNRHIRMNKK is encoded by the coding sequence ATGTTTCAACATAACAACATTCTACAAGGCGAACTCGCAACCGAGTACAAAACCGTGATTGCGATGGTGCACATCTACTGTAAAGATCATCACGGTGCAGTGCGTCAGAATGGCGCGTTATGTGAAGAGTGTGATCAACTGTTACGCTATGCCGAAACACGACTTGACCGTTGCCCTTATGGTGAAGCCAAACCGACCTGCAATAAGTGTCCGATTCATTGCTATAAGCCCGATCCTAAAGAGCAGATGCGTTTAGTCATGCGCTATGCTGGGCCAAGAATGTTACTCAAGCATCCGATTTTAGCGATCAGACATTTGATACATGAAAAGCGAAAAGTGCCTGAGAAGCCGCTGCCGAATGTGTCGAACCGCCATATCCGAATGAATAAGAAGTAA